CAGCTTGTTCAGCAGATTCCTTGAgctggatgggaagctggagcTGGCCTCAAGGCACAGCACAAGTGAAAGTGCAGCCCCGGTACAAGCACAGGGAACGTTCGAGTGCAATACTGGGACAAAGCACAGCTATCAGAGTGCTGCCCTTAGTTGTGAACTAAAGCTGCAAAGAGTCAGAGCCTTGGCTGAACAAAGAGTGACTGCTTTGTCATCTCTTTGTAATCTGttgctcctttctttccttccacttGTAGCACAGATCAGGTTTGGATGATGGCAACATTTTGTGCTAGACTTGCCCCAGCCACCCCCTCAATCTCTGTAACTGTCagtttctcccttttttctttccatcctgaCTTGTATTTCATGCATCCAAAGCAACACAAAGCATCTTCAGTGACTCACCACTCTCTAGCCCTCATCTGGTTTCCTGCCTGTGTTAACAGACGAAGCCTCCTCTCTTCCCCACACCATCATTCAGGTTTCCCACCTtccccctgcagcacagctccttgtTCCTACACATAATGGCTGCTCCAGAAGATAATCATTAACTGTTCTAACCAAGCAGCTGCCCTAGGAAGGCTTCCCTCTTTGCTGacaccagctctgtgcacagacCCCATGCACCAAGCTCATGGCACAGTAACAGGCTGGGTAGTAAGCTCTTGCCCACCTCTCTTTCCAGTTTTACAGTTTTTAGTTGCTATGGGAAAAATCCTATGGATTGTGTCAGCACTGCAGGGTCTTTGCTGGCAGTGTGAGcattttcagctctgtgtttgtAACACCAGTTCCCATGCAGGTGACCACAGCACTGCCTCAGGCTTGTGTGCAGCATCACGTGTGCTGGTTCAGAAATCACTCACTTTCTGTGGCTGCTTAGTTTCTGCCAGTGTAGGGTCAGAGCTGCTCTAGAGTGTGGCTGGACATGAGTCAAAGCCAGGAGGGGCAAGGGAATGGGAGAAATGCCTTCCTTACTGTGAAAGCTGTGAGGCTGGCCCCCTAGTAAATAGGCTCTTCAGTATGAAACATCCAGTGCAATCGGAATGAGCTCACTTTCCAAAGCACTTAGCAATTTCCTGATAAGTGACCCATGCCTGGCTCTTGGCATCAGCCCGTGTCACACCCAAGTGTCTGCGACGCTGTGATAAAGATAAGGCTGTGCTGCACAATGGCAGCTCAGTCCAAGGCTCAGCTCAACAGTCATCTCAGGGAGACTTCTAAGGGTCTGTTGTCTCCAGCTGGGCCATCGATAACCAGCTGTGCTATACAGCTGGGATTCAGGCTGAGAAACTCCCCATAGAGGCTCTCAGTGGAGAGCCCCAGGTGGGTTGTTTGTAGAGGAGGCTCAAAACTAAGTCATTCTTTGAAATAGCTGTGAAAACTGCATCTCTGGTATTCAGAGGTGGGTCATGCTGAATGTGGGAGCAGTGCTCAGAGGTGTCTGAAGGGTTTGCATCGTACAGAGGGTACAAGAGCTCTTGGAAAGGATCATACGAACAAAAGACAAACAGCAGAACCCAGTGCCCTTTCCCTAAAGCTCAGGCAGACAGCTTTTCCCCCTGTAGCTAGACTTGCGTTCAAGCTTGAAGTGCCCACTACACCACCTCCATGTTGTCTGATCACttgcagggcacagcacagaccAGGTGAGGCATGGGGTTCAGGGTGAAGCCGACGTCAGCAGTGAgatccagctctgctgtgttcaCCCCTGGAGGGGGCTGGAAAACAAATTTGCGGAGCAAGCCTGCGAAGAAGAGGAACAGCTCCATTTTGGCCAGGCCTTCTCCAACACAAGCCCTTCGTCCTGAAAACAAGCAGGAGAGAAGTAAATGTTAAGCAGTGGAACTGTTGGTGATGGCATCTGAGACCTTCTAAACTGGACACGCAGTCTGTGCAGCTGAGGTAGgaagctttttcctttcttttctctgtattctGGGGAGGGGGGTACTGCTGACTTAGTGTCAAGTTGCCTGGAAGCCTACAGTTGTGTGAGATCATGCAGTGCCTGGGGGTAAATAAGCGTCTGCCAGATCTCCCAAGGAGCAGCAGGTTATAGCAGTGGTGGACAGGACCAATGTCCAGAAACCTCTTATCCTGCCTTATCAGTGTCCTTCACTTACATACTTCCCTggggtcagtgggcacggtgctGTTAGCCTAGCCCCGGGATGGGCACAAATTACCCCTCTCACCTACGGAGAATGGAATAAATGCCTCTCTCCTAGCAAAGTTCCCATCAGCATCCAGGAAGTGGGAAGGGTTGAACTGATGCGGGGTTTTCCAGTGCAGCTCGTCATTTAGAGCAGAGGTCAGCAGCGGTATAATCTCTGTACCCTGCAAGGGATCAAAGAAGCAGCTGTTTGGAGCAGAAGGAAGCTGGgatagctttctttttttttcccatgtgaaGAAACAAATGAGACTGAGCCATGGCAAACAGAACCAGGATGCTTCCTGGCCCCACTGTGGCTTTGCCTGTTATCAGTagttgctgctctgcttttgcacCATGAAAGAATTCTTGCAGATTCAGACAGATCTTTGGAGAAGTCTACTGAAGTATAGATTTCACTTTGGGCATAATAGAATCAAACCAATGTGACTTCATTAAAGTCTGGTTATTCTGGATTCAAGTGGCTGCAACATTCTACAATCACCACATGTTTTTAACAATTGTTCTGCATCCAAGACAAAGAATTACACGGTGGATTAAACCGAGCATCAAGGCATCTCTAGATATGTAGATATTTCTTATCAGCTTTAGATAACATGGTAATGAATTGGTGCAGTGTAAGCTGCTGGTCCCAGAGCTCACCTTAGGAATCACATAACCTTGGAAATTCACATCTGTAGGTGTTGATCGTGACACCCCCATCGGGACGATGTTGGCGAATCTTTGTACTTCGTGTATCACTGCGTCTGTGTAAGGCATCCTTTTCCGGTCCTCCAGCTTCGGCATCTCCCCCGGCTCAATCACCTGGTTCATTTCTTCCTGAATTTTTCCTTGTGGGGAGGAAAGGATTAAGAAGTTGATACTCCTCTCATCTTACAACTGAAGTAGCCTTCAGTTTGGCCATgatgaagaaaagggaaaacttTGGGGGGTGGTTGGGAAGAACAGGAGGGGGGTGGTAAGGCAGGGCATGGTGTGGTTCTTTCAGTTTTACTCTTGAGCCACGGGAGCTTGAATGGAGCACGACAGGACGTCCCATGCCTGGTTCTGACTGCACACCTTTGTTACCCCATGGCCTTCAATGGAAACCAGATCGGGAGCAGCTCCCGAGGAGATGGGAAACCTTTAGTGACATATGCTGATAGCCTGCAGGAGAACAACGATGGGAGACCTCCTGTCCTTTCAGGCTGCCTCTCGGCCTCTCCcaccaggctgggctgctttaTTGCAATCCATCTGAATAAAACCCCTGTGTAAAGTCAGTGGTTGTTATCTCTCTCAGAGAACTCACAATAATTACCCTAAACAGTGCTGAATGAGTTCCACTCCCTTCCATAATCCGAGCCTTATGCATGCAACAGAATATCATACAAGAGGAATTCTCAGCCTTACTCTGAATTTCTGGGTATTTCATCATCAGAAGGAGACCCCAGCGCACGGTTGTAGAAGTAGTCTCAGTCCCAGCAGCAAAGAGATCCAGGGTTGAAAACAGCAGGCTTTCATTGTGGAACATACTGTGGGGTTTCTTTGACTCCTTCAAAGCAAACAGGCAACAGCTGTAAGTTCTGCAGCAAGTGATACCAGTAGTGACTACATTGCCACCATCTTTGTCTGCATCTTAGGTTTTTGTGATTAACATGCTGtgggaaacaaaatatttagaagGCAACAGAAGGTTTTAGTATTAGGACTTACACTGTATAGAATTTGTGTATATCGAGCCTCCAAATCCTGATACTGGGTCTGTAAGAACTCAGTTACTGCAGTGAGGTTTGCCACCGCATTATTCttgcagggaggttgtggatagTCTTTTCCCTACATGTGTTGGGTGGCAGCTAATTGCAGCACAACCCCAACCAGAGTTCCAGCAGAGTGATGGAGTGATGGGATGATACAGCACTGCTCATCATGAGGATGAGCTTCAACAtgttctgctcagtgcagtTCTGTTTTTACTCACCCTCCATCCCTGACAGATGATCAGTCCTAATAATGAGCCAGAGCCAAGAGAATCCCAGACTTAGCTTTGAAGTACCTGTTGTTGCTTCATCATGAAGGCATCAACGAAGCCTGTTAAGTTGTTCTCATTAAATTCTTCTTTGTGCTCCTTGAAGAGTTTCTGGAGGAAAGCACTCAGCTCCCTGATATTTTGTAGCACGGTCTTGGAAGCTCCAAAGAGAAATCCAAGGGATGGGTAGAAGTTATACAACTGTGGAGCAACAGAAGCCTGTTGGTGTTTTGAACATATACAGGTATCACAAATGTGAGCTGCCCTGAGCTCAGCATTGCAGTGTGTCATACAGGCATGGTGTTTGCAGCAAGTCTGGTTTTGCCTCCAGCCCTCCATGAGAAGTGGACACTTCTGCAAGGAGACCCCCAAAACAGTTTCAGTTCTGGAGGCACACTTGAGGGGGCATTTTAGTGCCAGTCTCTGGTGTGAGAGACGCATTGTGCTTCTCCTCTTGAAGGGGAGTGAATTAGTTCCTTTGGtgaaggctgtttttctttctcttactgATAAGCAGCAGAGGAGCCCAGGGGCCGGGGAATCTATGTGCTGTAGatacagagctgcagtgtgttCAGTACaggctgctggtggtgttcTTGTTCTCCCCTCGAGAAGCAAGGTGTGGGAAGCCACGAGGACAAACACCATCAATCAGATGTGCTCCTAAAAGCTAAGACTTAAAATCAAGCCCTTACCAGCACCATCGGAGAGCCCAGCAGCTTGGTATTCTCATTTAACAGCTTCAGCAAAGTGAGAAATGCTGGATCATCATATTCAAACCTCTCTCCAAACAGTATGGAGCAGATGACATTGGATACAGCATTGTTGAGGATCATCTTCGTGTCAAATGGTTTCCCTGTAGTTCAGGCAATGCAAACAAATGGTGATGGGATGATGCCCATTTTGCCCTGTGATGCAGGggtgtgctgctggggaagggagcaGCTGGCTGGCCTTAGATATTATCAGGGAATGCTGTGCAAAATGCCACATTCAAGGCATGGGAAAAGGACAGAGATTTGGTCAGGTTTTTGTGGAAATGTGGTCCCAAGCTCCTTCAGAAAAAGCTCATTTACCACCCAAAATGCACAGTAGGGAATCTGGTTTCAATGTCTTTAGGCCTCCATTTAATAACCTACCAACGCTGCATATAATAGTAACCTACCTATGCTGAACTTTAACCATCAGATACCATTGGTCAGTGTTAAACTTTTGTGAATCTTTATTGTTCTGCTGGACACGTTTTCTGTCTCTGGATGAAATTCTTGACACTTACCTTGATaagattcaaaatatttaattagagAATTCAGTTCCTCGAGGATTCGGACCTCAATCGTTCTCCTTCCCATTCCGAAATCTCTCAGTGTGGACAAGGTGAATCTTCTCATAGTTTTCCATAACTCTCCATGGCTGAATGCTATGCCTAAAATGAAAGTGTCAAATCCTTATGCTACCTGTGGTTAGTAAATGTAAGGCCTTGTTACAGAGCTACTCTGCACGATTGTACAGACAAAAGGCAGGCATAAGAAGATGATGTTCTCTGCTGTCTCTTCAGATCAGCTACAAAAACCAGTGACAAAAAAGCTGTTTACCATTTCCTCGTGTCATTTTCCTAAATATGGGTATTTCTGCTCTCTCTCCGAATTCTTCAGCATGATTTAAGAGGGCATCCTTGATGGTTTCATAGCCAGCCAGCACCACAGCTTTCCTGGGTCCGAAATGCACGGTGAAGACATTGCCATATAGCTTGGAGAGCTGTCACAGTGAATAAATACATTCATTCTAAACCAGAGCTGGATCCAAACACTGCCTCCCTCGCTAGCTTCCAGCCCACTGCAACCCTCCCACCCTACTCCAGGTCTCCAGGTGCTGCTGTACTGTAACTGCTGAGCAACGGCTATCACTGCCAGCATCTCTCCTTGCACCCTGTTTGCACAACAAGGTGTCTGCTATCGCTGCTCCTATCAGATGAGCAGTCAATAAAAAAAGCACTGCATTCCTGTGGTGCTCTGCAGCAACAGGCCAGCATAGCAATACTACTGTGTGGAGGCTGTTTGCAAATGCTGTAGCAGGCGgctgtttattttaataccACTGACCTGAGGCAAGCGGGTGTGCGCACCACTTTGGGGCTGAAGCCACAAGcactacaaaaacaaagctaGACAATAACTCTTTCAGGATAGCACTTGTCCCTGATTATTGCAAGGTGGGTAGTGTTGCAGTCATAGCAAAGTTATTTGCTGGCCACCAGAAACTTCAGTCTAACCAGGAAGCATTCTCTTGTAGATAATGTCACAGGAGCACTGGGCTTTTATAGGAAATTAAATGTGAATCATCTGTCACAGAGAAGAGTGGCTTTGACAATCAAATCACTCACTTGGTATTTTAGCTTTAGTTTAAACACTGCGAGCCGTCCGCTCCAAATGTCTCCTTGTTTCTGACGTGCCTGAATTACCATTTGCTATGCATTAGATGCATACCGAAAATTGAATTTCAGATTAGAAGCAGCTCCTGTTATTACACCAGacaaattaaatttgttttcatcaAATGACCATTTGACAGCTTGGGAGATAACATGAGCGCTGGTTCATGCCTCCCTAGCAGCGAACAGGCATGCAGCAGGTTTGGGGCAGGGCATCACAGCCACCTCCTGGCCTGCCTTTGGTTATTTCTTCTCATTAGGACTTCTTGGTGTCAGCCCTGGTTTTACTCAGCAGCGCAGGGATTGGATGCAGCACATCTGACAGCCTAAAGCTGGATGGCAGCTTAGGGGAAGTGAATCTGGTGCCTTCAAGAGACATCTGTATCATGGGATCCCCCAGGACTGCCAGAAAGAGGTGACTTTTCCTATGGGCATACCTGTGGTACAGCCATGGAAACTGCTCTGCACAAGCCTGAGGGATTCATAAGTCAAGGCTGATGGACACTGTGTGAGTGCTGTAGGAAAGCTGCATTTTGAGGCCAAGGAAGTCCAACTGGACAATCTTCCACCACTAACTGCAGAATTTGAGCACCTGCAAGGTCCTCTCACTGTGTCTGCCCAGGTGAGCTTAGCAGGACTGGATCTCCCCATTGTCAGCACACAATTCTGTCTCCATTTCCCTAGCTGCATTCCTTGCTTTGGGAATTGCACACTTTCCCCCTACCTGCTTGCTCCCAGCCTACCTCTGTCAGCGACTGGAATGGCTTTTTCAGGTCCACCACATTCAAGTTTCCAATCAGAGGAAGAGGCTGTGGCCCGGGAGGCAAATTGTAAACTCTCTTCTTCCAGCTGGTGGTGAAGTAAAGGAGAAcggccagccctgctgccagatAGAGCAGCAAGCTGATGGCCACGCACTGCAGCAAGCTTGTTATGGCCATGGCTGGATCAGAAACCAGAATGTGGGTATGAGCACCCTGGGGCTTCCTTTATAGCCCTTCTGTCATCACCTGAGCACACTTTGTGGGAAAGTGGCTTTGCACAGAAAAAAGGGCTCTCAGGTCTTGTTTACTTCCATTTGGACCACGTGTACATTTTTACCTGCCAAAAAAGCAACCTATTTTATTCGGAAAATTGGATTAACTTAATCTGAAGCTCCTATTTCATCTACAGGAACAGAGAGCaaggtgtttgttttccagtgttatGTGCATGTTGTGGTCCATGTGATTTCTGGTGCAgaaggaagggctgtgctgggttCTCCCATGGCTGTCCTGGTGCAGGGACTTGGCTAGAGCACTGCACAGCCAATGAGAGAATCAGAACATAGGAGGGAAAGCCCTTGGTAATGGCTGGGGGGCAGCTGGCAGGGAAGTCCCTGGAGAACAGAAAGCGAACCAAGTAGATGGGATAGAGCTGACATGATGTGCTGACTTCAGGCTTGCAGAAAGGTGTTGGTCCCTTTAGTTGGTaaagctctgctcctctggCATGACAACAAAAtcacttccttgggcaacccaGTGTTTTCATGGCAGACGTTGTTACTGACCTGCAAGTCCTCTGCTGACCATCCCAACAGGCCCTGAAATCACTGCAGTCACTATTCTGCAGCCTACTGGTCAGAGGCAGCGTGCTTTGTCTAGTTTGGTGATGTCGTGGTTCCTGCCTTTTCAAGAGCAGGTATGTGCAGTCCTCTGGGAAAGACCATCCCCTCCAGACTTCTGCCTAGGGTGGGAAAGAGACCCTGCATGACTGTAGGCGCATcggagcagggctgggcagcaggCTGGGCAGAGGAGAGAGGCTGCCTGGAGCTTCTGCAGAGCGGGCGCCAACCAGGAGGAGCGTGAAGCCCTGAGCACTGAGTCATCCACCATGCCAGGGCATGGTCCTGCAAGAGCCAGCGTGTCTGGGGGGGTGACAGCTCACCAAAGAGCCACCCGCACCCTTTGTGTCCTTGGGGGATGTCGGCGAAGCAGGAAGGATCATGAATGAGAGACCATGGCTGTAATTGGTGGCCCGAGGGCAAGAAGCCAATGTGTAGCTCCATCACATATTCTCAGGTGGGGATATTTTGCTCCCCACTTGCATATTCTGTCTGATtaccaggctgtgctgctgttccacCCTTTAGAAATCTTTAGttttaataataatactttTTGCTAGAATCCTCTAAGGCTCCTGGGCACAGGGTCTACTGAtagaaaaatgattatttattaataataataaaagtacaTTAGCTGGAGGCAAGAGGAATCAATAAACTCTGATTAGATTGACATGAAAAAAGGTGCCTGCATGTCTGCCTGTTCTCCATGGCTGGTTATCTGGGTGAAGGGAAGCTTTTTCACGAGGTGATTTACCCTGCAGGGGCAATGTTGGCAGTGCAAGGGAAGGTAGGAGGACAACAGAGAGTTGTGTCCTCAGGATCTGCTGCACAAGTGAGAAGATCTCGCTCTGTGTCCTCCTCCACTGGAGCAGAGGTGGCTAATGCTATAGAAAGGGGAGCCTTCTCAGGGGCTTTCAAACTGCTTCAAACACAGTTTGTGCCTGGTGATAAGGGAGCGTGAAATCTTTTCTCAAGCTGATGGACTTGCAGCCCGCTGGAGCCATGCCTGAAAAGATGAATGTGCTCTCCGCAGGAGATGATCATGGAGTTTTAAAATACCACTAATGCTGTTTCCTCACCTCCATCTCTTCCTCACAAACCTTGGCTTCCACTATGCACTCCTCAGCGCTGCCAACCAATTTGTTGGCTTATAGGGCTGGGGAGTAAATTCTGTTCTCTTCCCACAGGTGTCTTTGTCTTTCTATCAGCACAAGCCAGAACCAGTACCACCTTCAGGTAAGCAGGATTTGTGGGCATAGCTCAGGGAAGTAATCAGTTCCTCCTAGGAAAGGACCCTGTACGTTAAACAGCCTCACTCATCTGACTTGTGTGTGTTCATCTGGAATCAATCTGGATACAATCTTCTAATGAGACGTGGGGTAATAATGCTATGGTAACAGTTGGATAATGCAGAGAAAGAGCTATTATAAAGCCATAACTCAGTCAGTGAGTTCAGATAACATAATAAACCACAAGACTGAACACCAAGGGCTTGTATGCCTTGCAAGTCTCTGCAACACATTTACAACCACATGAGATGCCTATCAGCCATGCATTGTTATCAGGGATATATAAACCCTTTTaaacattaacatttttatgGACTGAGATGTGTTAAAACTCAGGTAGCTCCTTGCCAAGGGATTTTGCTCACCTTGACAAATGCCaatgcaaaaagaaatcaaaagccTCAGACTTTgacctcctttcttttttttttcaataactaTTGCAGTGTTTTATTGGATTCCACCTGCTTCTCCCCATCCtgcaaaacagtatttctgtggGATCACTGCAGGATACCGCTCAGTGTTTGCTACGGGCATTTTGGTACAGATAACTTGTACTGGATTTCTATTCATTTGCCTGTCAAATCAGTCGGTTACACACCtactttggaaaggaaaacccctgaaaatacacttttaaaaatcattttattacAAATTTCCAAAGACTGAAGGATTGTGATGAATTATATGTGATGGGTCTGGCCACTGGAGGAAAGCATTTAAAACCAACCTCTGCTTGGGCTTAACGCACTGTCTCTGTGCAGAGCCTAAGGTGACGCTGTTCCCCACACTTTATGTCCTTATCTCTTTTAGTAACAAACTGTTCTCTGAAACGTTGCTCCTTTTAAAAGCATTGCCCTCAAACTGATGTTCCTCCAGGAGCTTCACTCTGTCACAAACTTGGTGCTGGTGATGCTCTTTACAATAAGCACCCCTACAAAAGTACCTGCAGTCGGAGCCCTTGTGTCCACAGTCAACAAGCCGAGGCAGCCTGACCTAAGAAGTTAATGCTGAGGAGTCCAGGTTgtgacagatttattttctaaacaggACTGGAGAATTCCAACACCTCACTTAGCACCAAGGCTCTTTTTGTCCCAGGTCTGCAGCTTCAATCTTctcaacacagcacagcagaagtaGTATTAATCCAGGAGCAGTTTGGGACGTAGTGGATAGGGGGATTAGTGGGGAGGTATCTAGAGCCAGTGTTCCAGCATCTCAGTTTTGGGGTTCCTGTCTTGGAGCAGATAGAGATGTGGGTTTAGATATACCAGAATTGAAACTAGCAACATAATAAATTTGCTTTGGCTTTCACCACCACGCTTCTATTTCTGCTGTGTTCCCTTCTACCCTGGTGAGGCTTTGACTCAGTCATTACAGAAAATGATCTATCATTCTGTACACCTTTGCAGAGTGCATAGCATATTAAGGCCCTGACCTTACTGGCATGAAACTATGATTTCCCCCCAAGTGCAAAACAATAACGTTTCATTAATCATCCATAACAGAAATCCCCGTTCCCCAGACTACTGGCAATAATCTACATTTTTACTTGTCTAGGAACTTGAAttaaaggggagaaaaatggtTTACAACAGCCCGTGGCAGTGATGTAGCAAGAGCCTTTATGTAAGAGCTGGCGGAGAGCTGACGGTGTGAGGGTGAGGCGAGCAGCGAGCTGCTGGAAGGATGTTTCTCTGAGGTGTGTTCTGTGCCGGAGCTGGGAACAGCAGTCTCAAGGGCACAAATTCCAGCGCCTGAATGTGCTTGGTCTTGTTCAACTGATTCATTTCTTACAGCTATACCAAGCTGAGCTGCAAAATCGCCTCCTGCTTTACTCAAAGGCTTTCGCAGCTTGTCgataaattattttccaattaaCTACGTGCTAGCTTGGAGCTGGAGGCTCTCAGAAGATGCAGcaaggggagggagagaaaagagtCACAGTCTTTGCAATGCTCCCATCAAAGAAAAGAGGTTCTGGTTCCTGCTCTGACATGGTCCGTCTTGGTGGTGCTTCCCAGAGCAGTGTGGGGTGAGTAAAACCCGTCTGCAGGTGCATCTGTGCAGCTGACAGATAAGCACCAACAGTGCTGAAGGTTTTCCCTGTGATTTGACAACGTTGTAAAAGAGCAAACTTTTGCTTTAGTACATAATTAATGACTAACAGCTCTGATTCAAGCTGTTAAATCAAGTTAAACTTGAAAGTTCAAGACTTTCCCCACTTCAGGGAATCACCCTTTCTGAGCCTCCTAACCCGTGGAAGGGGCTCCAGGGTAGAATCACTGCAACTCACTGGATCTCTACAAATGACCCGATCTCTCCTGTACAAGTGGCAGCTTTTTCCCAGATCCCCCTACACCATGAAAGTCTCTCACTTCTTTTAAAGATTACATGTGAAAAGCATTTGATTCTTTGTTGGTGACACTGCTTTGCGGCTCTGTTTTTACTGAATTCTTTTCATTGGCTTAATCTgcaaattagattttttttctcttaacaaGTATTATCTAATGGAGCTTTTATTTAATCTCCTTGGGAAAAACACATACTAAACTGCTAAAGCACTTGTATGAGATTCTAAGACAAACCTTACCTTTAAAGGAAACTCTAGAAGATACGACTGGCATTTGCAGTACAGCATTAAGTAAGCATAACCACACACCTGCTGTGTACCTGGCCTGAATTCAGGTAACTACAAAAACTAAGATTCCACAGGAAGACACTGAGCTAATTGACAGGCAATTAAAGCATTTGAATACAATACAGCCAGGTGATGGATCCTTTGCACAGGATTGTCTCTGTTTGGGA
This window of the Lagopus muta isolate bLagMut1 chromosome 15, bLagMut1 primary, whole genome shotgun sequence genome carries:
- the LOC125700601 gene encoding cytochrome P450 2K1-like, yielding MAITSLLQCVAISLLLYLAAGLAVLLYFTTSWKKRVYNLPPGPQPLPLIGNLNVVDLKKPFQSLTELSKLYGNVFTVHFGPRKAVVLAGYETIKDALLNHAEEFGERAEIPIFRKMTRGNGIAFSHGELWKTMRRFTLSTLRDFGMGRRTIEVRILEELNSLIKYFESYQGKPFDTKMILNNAVSNVICSILFGERFEYDDPAFLTLLKLLNENTKLLGSPMVLLYNFYPSLGFLFGASKTVLQNIRELSAFLQKLFKEHKEEFNENNLTGFVDAFMMKQQQESKKPHSMFHNESLLFSTLDLFAAGTETTSTTVRWGLLLMMKYPEIQRKIQEEMNQVIEPGEMPKLEDRKRMPYTDAVIHEVQRFANIVPMGVSRSTPTDVNFQGYVIPKGTEIIPLLTSALNDELHWKTPHQFNPSHFLDADGNFARREAFIPFSVGRRACVGEGLAKMELFLFFAGLLRKFVFQPPPGVNTAELDLTADVGFTLNPMPHLVCAVPCK